agacaaaccagataatatttaatagttaacaatttagtaataaattgtactgaacattcactcggagcttactaatcaaaaatattttatatcgtcttggatgtctcattgataatttaaatattaatatactggtttgtttttaataacaaaacatatttatatcatttgaCAGCTATGTTACaagttcaaacaaatttaatatgaaaatggaTAATATACGCTACACAACATGTTCCCAATCATAGTTGTGACAACTGCTTTTCCGTTAATAAATACAGTCTCAGAAAAGCTTGTTCACATGTCTATTTATTAGCTATCAcaataactgtacaaaattataatctgtacctatttatttattttaaatattagatattcAATGTGATTCCATAAATCAGCATGGATTTTGCATTACattaatatagataaatatatgttTAGGTTTCCGTTTAataagctgttttttttttttttcaggctaagtaaataaacaacttgtgtttaaaattaagaatacagcagtaacatatttgatattttaaatacactctggctaagaatatttatatcaatataagcACCTTAACATGCAGATGATACTTGTATAAtcctaatattataatttattaataggtactataaatgtgaatttttttatcaatgtttgaatttttgtactttatcatacaaaatttacTGAACTGTTTATATAAACgttacagaaataataaaatattacataaacaaaaattataatttaaagataaaaaataaaagcacaAAAATTCTGCAAATACAAGGCTAGATGGCTCCAAATTCAGATTCATTAAAAATAGACAACATAACAAACTGGCTGATTGGGAGACTGTTTATAAACTAGCCAAGGAAGAGAAAGGGAGAGTCCCTTTATAGAACCAATATTCTTTGTTTAGTTTGTTGAGGATGAAAGACTAATAGAACGATGAAAGAACGTTACCCattgaaagaataatttaatttaattttatttaatttgtattccataataaacttactttaaaacactaaattttagaacaatattcatagtaataactattattattgtttgaattttaaacaggATTAAAATGGTGCAAGGCTTATCCAGGATTTTAagcttctatatatatatataatgaccCTTATACAACTAATAGAACATGTCTGAGTAACTGGAAGAGAGATGTATTGTACCTAGCTTATTCCCAGGCTATAACAAAACTCTGTTTGCATAAACCACGATCATCTACTCTCAAAGCAAGAAACATTTGGTACTGAAGGAACAGTATCACTCTGCATAGCAATCTGAGTGGCCACTGCAATGTCCTGTATTACTGTATACCAAGAAACAGTTCTtcgtttgaaggttatttttgacgatggaaggattgtgaaggaaacaggattttttccgaacatttgccatcgttcagtgaaacaagaaatcagtaacactatgtttcgagatctgcaatctgatctcttcttcaggtaaagaactaacctaatacataattacaaactaggttaaaataaacaaatcttaccaaagcgttgtggcacgcctaggtcaggaatcacaatacgtcttcattcgtctactgaccacctacgactgaccagagggcgctagccaatggtaatcatCACGGCAGAccaaaacaagatggcggaaataaaaaggaagggggacaggaatgggccatttcgttattattggttcatgcgagatgaacttcttaaaaccatattgtgactccgcattggtttattacaaatatctggtccgtttgatacttttggttttctctttagttcattttttagaattggcaaacaaagcggcctaatctcaactgatggttgagtgattggttggtctgccaatttaatgtatgttgcctcaattaatttccttttgaagaaatgtggttcccgatgtattatgtttggttttctctttagttcattttttagaattggcaaacaaagcggcctaatctcaactgatggttgactgattggttggtctgccaatttaatgtatgttgcctcaattaatttcattttgaagaaatgtggttcccgatgtattatgttggcttcatcccaattcatatgatggtcttcggaccaacaatggtgtgcaatttttgacttttctgtcaTTGAGagctcgtgttttctttgtgctctttgaTCCTTatgtttaatggtctttttgtctcgcctatgtattccctattgcaactacattttatactgtaaacacagtttttggaatcctgtgtgccattttttggttttgtttttacgagactttgtctaagagtgctgtgtgttttaaacgcggttctaatgttgtactttctacctactcttctaattttctcctataatcccggcacataaaggattgacataaacgcaaatttatcacaattctgtttttctgactcaggaatgattcttctggttcttttgcacttaattattattaattgagggtatccattgcttctgagatccgattcaactttcttaaattcctcttttaatccatctttatctgagcacaagctctttgcggatggaaggagaaatactattaatgtgattcaaaaaatgatttaattcaatgtctccatgagaaaaaataacaaaggtatcatccacatacctccaccaaatcttcggtttgaactgagctgaagccaaagcttttcgctcaaattcctccataaagatattggcgaaaataggagacagtggagagcccattgccatcccctcatcttgacggtaaattttaccctctaactcaaaataattgcattgagtgcatagttctaacagttccataattactagcatgggaagtttagttctatcctttaatgtttggtcttctttgagacgtgatttaataattccaagagtttctggaactggtacatttgtaaatagactttcaacatcaaaacttgccagtttgtcagtttcagtcaactttagggattttgacttctctacaaaatccctggaatttttgatgaaagagtcagtttttcctactagtggcgttaagatgtccaagaggactttagacaattccctgcaggGTGAATCatgagaactaatgatgggctggagagggatggtaggtttgtggattttgggaaggctatacggggattttggagtggtgaggagttagtttagatctaaatttatctgaaaaaaattatttttgttttcttaatgtgtttgctactttgcgttcaaaagaatcagtcgggtctttatttaaaactgtatatttgccagtatttaaagtttcagcaatcttttctttatacgctactgagtcaagtacaacagtagcgttgcctttatcggctggtaagaacgatggcaaatgtccggaaaaatcctgtttccttcaagaaACAGTTCATGGTAAAATCTTGCTAACATATAGAGAGAGGATCAATCCAAGGACCAGTCCAGTTTTTTTCCAGTTTACAAACACCCCCTCATATCACACAATACAAAAGACTACAAGAACTGTACGATatcatacatacaaacatttaatattacttatgAAATAACTGGTGTATTTTGTACTAAGTACtatatttcctttttaacaaATTggagtttgaatttatattttaaccaacTATGTTTCATAACGTCAAACAAACATTTCCtgtgtataatttgtttatattattgcaTGCCATTTTAAAATGCAATGAGTTTTCAGTAAATTCTGTTGATAGGATCTAAATAACAATTTCCCCAGCTAAATTACCTTTATATGCCAAAAATAGTTTATGCCATGTTGCTGAATAAGCATAAGAAttatactctatatatatatatatatatatatatatatatatatatatatatatattcaatacttTATACTTAACAGCCATTAAAAACCCATACCTTGCATTCCAGATCAAATTTGTCAGGAACATCAATTTCTTCCAAATTGCACATTGAAATGTCATTTAATGATTcaacttgtttaaaatttactttccttgttattgattttaaacaaaggAAAACTGAGTTTAATTTCTCAAACTCATCAACAGGATCTAATAAAGGTGAATTCAATTTAGTCATTGAACTCCTAGTTAGTTTCCTCTTATCATCTTTAGTTAGACGACTTGATGTGTTGtaatttttggaaacatttttcaTGATCTGCATATCACTGACAACCTGAGTACCTGTTCTATCAGAGAGAGGATCATCAAAGGATCTTTCACTGTTTGAAACACTTGAATCACTGGAATTTAGAGCTGGAGTCTTCCTATTTGTTACTGATATTTCAGACAAGTTTAAACTTGATTCCAAACTactactttttttctttaaatttcttgtattcttaATGACTTTTCTGAGCGGAgaacttatattttgtttacttctttTGGAAACAtcactttcaattttgtttccatcAGATGCATACTGCCGTTTTCTTAGTTGCTTATTAACATTCTCATGATTAGTTCTTTTGGAATTATCACTTTCAACGTCACTTCCATCAGACATACACTGGTGTTTTCTTGGTTCTTCGATAACATTCTCATTATTTTTTTCACAGTTTGGTGTGTTACCAGACTTGTCAGACATACCATCTGATTTTGAAGAACCATTCTTATCtccaataattttgttaacattatctattgaaatattttttttacgtgTAGGAGATCTTAAACTATCATCTTTTCCTGAGTTTTCCTTTTTTGACAGCACTAATCTTGCAATTGGAGATTCcttgttttttaatgatttttcattAACTCTTACTGACTTATTGCTGGATTCTACGATGTTCTCTGactctaaaatttgtttttcctcatttacattattttttaaagttgaaatatttgtttcagtTTCTTTCTGTTCATTTGTGGAACTACTgtattttttagatttctttGGTACAGATttgatgttttcatttatttttgggCTATCACATCTTATTAGAGTTATTTTACTAAGAGTGATTATGTTTCCCTCAGAAGACACGCTTTTCTCTGATACACTATCTGGTGACAGATCATTATTTTTAACGTGTTTACTGCTTTTAGACTTGGTATTTTTTTCTTGTTCAGGATTCACATTAATACCAGAATTGTTACTAAATTCATCACGAGTAGCTGCTGAACTATTTCTTTTGCTTATTTGTCTCTCACCATGAACATTAGATTTCGATAACACTTTACCACCTGATTTCTTTAGTTGCtgggtttgttttatttgttcaacatcacGTTTTAAACTTGCTGATTTTGAATGATCAAAGTCAGACGAATGTGCTGTTTTTAAAGAGTTCTTTTTTCgtttaccaaaaataatattattctgtgtttttacATCAGTGAACCTTTTTTCTGGACTTATGTTtggtgaattattaatattattcatagaaTTTCTCTCTAACACATTGGATGTAATTACTTGATTTGACTGGGGATTACTTAGTCTAGATCTTCTTGAATCATCAGTAAAGTCTTCAGTAGTAAGAGTTTCTGTGAAATGCATTTTCTTCCACTGTGATAAATCTTTGATAGAACATCTTACTTCATCTGAAAACCAAGATGTAAGATaagtttacaaacattttaagtatattttaaattctaaatgaaatgagaaaacaaattatggtttttaaaaagtcttaaaaaatatatagattacaCAGCTATGTAAAAACAGGTATATTAAAACCTGCCATATCCACCCTAAAGAGCTATGaacatttgtaaaacagattctattgtcaagttttctttttaattatctCTCACTTCCTGTCCCCTCCCTCTGCCTTCACATTACTCCCTCCCTTGCATTAGTAAATTTGTGAAAGTGTAGTAAGGTTTATTATTGTGAAGTGTCTGTGAAGGACAATCTTACTGTCGAAAGAACccacaaaataaagaattaatggtatttgttacttttaaaattactccATAAAACAAATCCGTActagattttttacatttagtagtattaacaaaataagtaaacaattaaagtcatataaatataaacataataatataccaGATACTGGGTGAAGTTCCTCATCAGAAAACCACTTTATACAACTCGCTTTGTCATTGTAAAGCTTCAGTTCTTCTTTTGCTCTTACTTCTCCATACACCATTCCTTCATTTTTTATTACCTGTAATAAGGAAAACATTACTATAAATGTATACTATTcatattattaatgtgaaagtTTGTGAatatgtttggatgtttgatgcTTTCTTGCACTAAATATAGAGGAACGATTTGGATGAAATTTACCTTGTACAATACTtagatataagaataaataataggCATATTTCTACACTGAAATACTACCATATTTCTGCACTGAAATACTACCCACAAATTCTCTTAAGCTACCAAATACTGGCCTTTAGGTAGAATCTAGTCAATGTGTACTATTTGGTTTTACTGCATACTAAACTAACAATTAAAAAGATAAAcccaataaagaatttattatgttTGTTCCTAATGAATTGTACTACAAAAACAGGCAGTTATAATGCAAATAAATCGTTCTAATCTAATAAACCATATATGGTATAGATAGTAAAGGTCGGCATGTTGAGATTGAGCTCATGACACAAGTCAAATTCCAACTTCCGTCTCAGAGGGATTTTTCAGTTTACAAGAATGAAAGTAACGAGgcttgttttaaaagtaaatactattttgaaataaaacacaagtaaattaatattttcaaaaaataatttatttacttgaaagACCATACTTtactctacttttctacataatttccatttAATTTAGGGCACTTAGCGACcagttaaaaaatttcattataaaagaaGGTTGCCGCCTGATTAGATAACCATTGCatcatggtttttttttatttcgtcatCATCGGTATGGCACTGCCCCGCCAGTTGCATCTTCAAGTGCAGAAACAAATGGAAACAAGTGAACGAGCACTAGATCTCGACTGTATGGAGAGTGGTCCAGTTGATCTCAGCCAAAAAAGTGATAAGGTGGATCACTTTAAATTCAATTTGCTGTATGTGGGTAGGCATCATTGTGGAACAAAATGACACCCGCATTCAGCATACAACGCTTGTTTTCAATTTCGCTACACAGTTTTTGTAATGTCTCACCAGTGCGCTGGATAAGTTAACCAGCAACACATACTTTCTGTCCCAAAAcacagtgcacatgattttctGAACAGaaattgtttgtttgaatttCACTTTCCTCAAGGATGATACATGCCCCCATTCCATTGATTGTTTCTTCGTTTCCGTTGTAACGTAGGCTACTCATGTTTCGTCCCCTGTGACAGTAAAGCTTAAAAACATCATCCTTCCGTTACTGTATCGCTCAAAACTCAATGGTTAATACTTTAGTTTTGTGCTCTTCAGTCAACATTTTTGGCATCCAGCGTGAACAGgataatttaaacattcaaaaacaacaatttcataaaaaacacTTCTTTAGACAGCTGGAAGCTCTTCAGATATTAGGGACGAAATTGTGAATCGTCTGTTCAATTTTAATCTAAAGTGCACTTTTTTAATCAAGTAATCGGTTATGACTGAAAGTCGCCTACTTTGTTCTTCATCATGAATGTATGTGCTATCTTTAAAGGCCCTATCCCATTTCCGTACCATTCGATCATTCATAATGATTACTTGAtttcttcaataataatttttggaaaagaACTCCAACTTTTGACATCTGATTGAAGCAGAGAATGCAACATACCATGCAGTGttccagtattttttatttgcattaacaAATATCAACTGTCATAtgtatgtgtaaaaaataatgacAAGTAGTCATTATCTTAGTTAATAACt
The Homalodisca vitripennis isolate AUS2020 chromosome 4, UT_GWSS_2.1, whole genome shotgun sequence DNA segment above includes these coding regions:
- the LOC124360485 gene encoding uncharacterized protein LOC124360485, coding for MGKKAGMRQYTTLSEIDHKMQFINVVAVINSISPTIKRSKLFEVVLEVSDATMYNPGFVVKLLMKSEILSEFLVTGKKGLIVELQEIKVIKNEGMVYGEVRAKEELKLYNDKASCIKWFSDEELHPVSDEVRCSIKDLSQWKKMHFTETLTTEDFTDDSRRSRLSNPQSNQVITSNVLERNSMNNINNSPNISPEKRFTDVKTQNNIIFGKRKKNSLKTAHSSDFDHSKSASLKRDVEQIKQTQQLKKSGGKVLSKSNVHGERQISKRNSSAATRDEFSNNSGINVNPEQEKNTKSKSSKHVKNNDLSPDSVSEKSVSSEGNIITLSKITLIRCDSPKINENIKSVPKKSKKYSSSTNEQKETETNISTLKNNVNEEKQILESENIVESSNKSVRVNEKSLKNKESPIARLVLSKKENSGKDDSLRSPTRKKNISIDNVNKIIGDKNGSSKSDGMSDKSGNTPNCEKNNENVIEEPRKHQCMSDGSDVESDNSKRTNHENVNKQLRKRQYASDGNKIESDVSKRSKQNISSPLRKVIKNTRNLKKKSSSLESSLNLSEISVTNRKTPALNSSDSSVSNSERSFDDPLSDRTGTQVVSDMQIMKNVSKNYNTSSRLTKDDKRKLTRSSMTKLNSPLLDPVDEFEKLNSVFLCLKSITRKVNFKQVESLNDISMCNLEEIDVPDKFDLECKVISEFTLIEDNIQVIRVQDGSLSKKTLIIPECSSWEGVIEMILNNPTVKENSPFVDIIIFDCHRMDKSIKAGDYFRLRNVMAVKFCLKFDPRINADKKGELFFCLEGQNSYVRGLNQTTRNEINRRLEEDGYKSVWNETFHDLNAEKRSLSPTLETVNIGNDKSISSPEDSIRNHELHETGSPKTRKRKLDDSEIKNKDDTFKTPKNSSDQVEVLTEENIEPQGCNIQDAEGSTNQLKVNSTTSSDETVLGETPALLRELREIMHEESVIGMPLTSTEDIHLKNTGSEITYSQFRTGADEKMLNFRTSTQLDSISQVEAVVPNNCEEVTQTEECSRMEPLVYCPSGSSLCSGREVSPLKDKTVPEDPKCQEECSESILNNYKTGQNLDVESNTTPFEYWNCNR